One window of the bacterium genome contains the following:
- a CDS encoding Rieske 2Fe-2S domain-containing protein, which produces MAEPAATRRQFLKALIPAVAGLVGCWRYLTPVRDLVPREVSVPAGEVPRGGALVLPEHGLAVTRGREGGLRALNLTCTHLGCRVTATETGFTCPCHGSRFDENGAVLTGPATRALHELVCFEDGDRITVRLPEAT; this is translated from the coding sequence ATGGCAGAACCTGCTGCAACCAGACGCCAGTTCCTCAAGGCCCTGATCCCCGCCGTGGCGGGCCTCGTGGGCTGCTGGCGATACCTGACGCCGGTGCGCGACCTCGTGCCCCGCGAGGTCAGCGTGCCCGCCGGCGAGGTGCCCCGCGGCGGTGCCCTCGTGCTGCCCGAGCACGGGTTGGCGGTGACGCGCGGCCGCGAGGGCGGGCTGCGCGCGCTGAACCTGACCTGCACGCACCTGGGCTGCCGCGTCACCGCCACCGAGACCGGGTTCACCTGCCCCTGCCACGGCAGCCGCTTCGACGAGAACGGCGCCGTGCTGACGGGCCCGGCCACGCGCGCCCTGCACGAACTGGTTTGCTTCGAGGACGGCGACCGCATCACCGTCCGGCTGCCGGAGGCGACATGA
- a CDS encoding bifunctional molybdenum cofactor biosynthesis protein MoaC/MoaB — translation MIDVSSKPDSLRTATARAILRGSPAAIERLRARSLPKGDALEVARASAALAVKQVPLLIPYCHPIRVDWVDTRFEMSVDTVTIDVTVRAVDRTGVEVEAMTGAALAALTIYDMLKMIDDTLSIEGVRLLEKRGGKSDHAVTAASPLRAAVLVASDTVAAGTKEDLSGRLLVEKLTAAGFLVAPLLVVPDEAEAIAAAVRRWADEDRLDLVVTTGGTGLAPRDVTPEAMDAVFEREAPGIMEAVRDHGQRRLPRAMLGRGRAGVRGRTLIVNLPGSRGAVADALAALLPGLPHACLMLRGEGHLDDPRGGAQVS, via the coding sequence ATGATCGATGTGAGCTCCAAGCCCGACAGCCTGCGTACCGCCACCGCGCGCGCCATCCTGCGGGGATCACCCGCTGCCATCGAGCGCCTGCGCGCGCGCAGCCTGCCCAAGGGCGATGCGCTGGAAGTGGCGCGCGCCAGTGCCGCCCTGGCCGTCAAGCAGGTGCCGCTGCTCATCCCCTATTGCCACCCCATCCGCGTTGACTGGGTGGACACGCGCTTCGAGATGTCCGTCGATACGGTGACCATCGATGTGACGGTGCGCGCGGTGGACCGCACGGGCGTCGAGGTCGAGGCGATGACCGGCGCGGCCCTGGCGGCGCTCACGATCTACGACATGCTGAAGATGATCGACGATACGCTCAGCATCGAGGGCGTGCGCCTGCTCGAGAAGCGCGGCGGCAAGAGCGACCACGCGGTGACGGCCGCATCGCCGCTGCGCGCGGCCGTGCTGGTGGCGAGCGATACGGTGGCCGCCGGCACGAAGGAGGACCTGTCCGGGCGCCTGCTCGTCGAGAAGCTGACGGCGGCGGGATTCCTGGTGGCGCCCCTGCTGGTCGTGCCCGACGAGGCCGAGGCCATCGCGGCGGCCGTGCGACGCTGGGCCGACGAGGACCGGCTCGATCTCGTCGTCACCACCGGCGGCACCGGCCTGGCCCCCCGTGACGTGACGCCCGAGGCCATGGACGCGGTCTTCGAACGCGAGGCCCCCGGCATCATGGAAGCGGTGCGCGACCACGGCCAGCGCCGCCTGCCGCGCGCCATGCTCGGACGCGGCCGCGCCGGCGTGCGAGGCCGCACCCTGATCGTCAACCTGCCCGGTTCGCGCGGGGCGGTGGCCGACGCGCTGGCCGCCCTGCTGCCGGGCCTGCCCCACGCCTGCCTGATGCTGCGCGGCGAAGGGCATCTGGACGACCCGCGGGGCGGCGCTCAAGTCTCCTGA
- the hypB gene encoding hydrogenase nickel incorporation protein HypB: MCDTCGCGQPAEAVTIRRPGETDAAHGHHHQDHHHDGDHAHSHEHGHQHEHAHQHEPASREIAVAEAVLAGNDRQALLNRGWFAGRGVLALNLVSSPGSGKTTLLERTIADLKGELPLAVIEGDQMTTRDAERIEAAGAPAVQVNTGKGCHLDADMVWRACGKLQPAAGSVLMIENVGNLVCPALFDLGEAAKVVIISVTEGDDKPLKYPHMFAAAQLCLVNKLDLLPHVKFDVDACERAARAVNPKLEILRVSATTGEGLDRWYDWVRARRAAAAGA; encoded by the coding sequence ATGTGCGACACCTGCGGCTGCGGGCAACCCGCGGAAGCCGTCACCATCCGCCGGCCGGGTGAGACCGACGCTGCGCATGGTCATCACCACCAGGATCACCACCACGACGGTGACCACGCGCACTCGCACGAGCACGGGCATCAGCACGAGCACGCGCATCAGCACGAGCCCGCTTCGCGCGAGATCGCCGTGGCCGAGGCCGTGCTGGCCGGCAACGACCGGCAGGCGCTGCTGAATCGCGGGTGGTTCGCCGGGCGCGGCGTGCTGGCGCTGAACCTGGTCTCGTCGCCGGGGTCGGGCAAGACGACGCTGCTCGAGCGCACCATCGCCGACCTGAAGGGCGAGCTGCCGCTGGCGGTGATCGAGGGCGACCAGATGACGACGCGGGATGCCGAGCGCATCGAGGCCGCCGGCGCGCCCGCCGTGCAGGTGAACACCGGCAAGGGCTGCCACCTCGACGCCGACATGGTCTGGCGCGCCTGCGGGAAGCTGCAACCGGCCGCCGGCTCGGTGCTGATGATCGAGAACGTGGGCAATCTCGTCTGCCCCGCCCTGTTCGACCTGGGCGAGGCGGCGAAGGTGGTCATCATCAGCGTGACCGAAGGCGACGACAAGCCGCTGAAGTACCCGCACATGTTCGCCGCGGCGCAACTGTGCCTGGTCAACAAGCTGGACCTGCTGCCGCACGTGAAGTTCGACGTCGACGCCTGCGAGCGCGCGGCGCGCGCCGTGAACCCGAAGCTGGAGATCCTGCGCGTGTCGGCTACCACCGGCGAGGGCCTGGACCGCTGGTACGACTGGGTGCGCGCGCGGCGCGCCGCGGCAGCGGGAGCCTGA
- a CDS encoding hydrogenase maturation nickel metallochaperone HypA has protein sequence MHEMTIVANVLEIAHRQAAGAGAARINRVVLEVGRLAGVETEALRFCFAAARSGLSGGAELEIRDVPGCGLCPRCGDSQDVDELAAVCNACGNVLDINGGRELRVLSLNVD, from the coding sequence ATGCATGAGATGACGATCGTCGCGAACGTGCTCGAGATCGCCCACCGCCAGGCCGCTGGCGCCGGCGCTGCGCGCATCAACCGCGTGGTGCTGGAAGTGGGCCGGCTGGCCGGCGTCGAGACCGAGGCGCTCCGTTTCTGCTTCGCCGCCGCGCGCTCCGGCCTGTCGGGCGGCGCCGAACTGGAGATCCGCGATGTACCGGGCTGCGGCCTCTGCCCCCGGTGCGGCGACTCGCAGGACGTGGACGAACTGGCGGCCGTCTGCAACGCCTGCGGCAACGTGCTCGACATCAACGGGGGGCGGGAGCTGCGCGTGCTGTCGCTGAACGTCGACTGA
- a CDS encoding cytochrome B6 — translation MSDQVPSSPHFFRLIRRGLLVIAVFLLVAAWLVPAPLETAADPMRPPNPAKSAWFLLWIQELVSHGTAWMYAVLLLAGLFVALPWLRRAPAGRAAWFQPGERLVGTVVLVIFALVVVLTATALFLRGENWQLRGPF, via the coding sequence ATGAGCGACCAGGTCCCCAGTTCCCCCCATTTCTTCCGGTTGATCCGGCGCGGGTTGCTGGTCATCGCCGTGTTCCTGCTCGTGGCGGCCTGGCTCGTGCCGGCGCCGCTCGAGACGGCAGCCGACCCGATGCGCCCGCCCAACCCGGCCAAGTCCGCCTGGTTCCTGCTCTGGATCCAGGAGCTGGTCAGCCACGGCACCGCCTGGATGTACGCCGTGCTGCTGTTGGCCGGCCTGTTCGTGGCGCTGCCCTGGCTGCGCCGTGCGCCGGCCGGGCGGGCGGCCTGGTTCCAGCCGGGCGAGCGCCTGGTCGGGACCGTGGTGCTGGTCATTTTCGCGCTGGTGGTCGTCCTGACCGCCACGGCGCTCTTCCTGCGGGGTGAGAATTGGCAGTTGCGCGGGCCGTTCTGA
- a CDS encoding cytochrome C, protein MRWTILCIAACWLLGAEPAPAVPHGGNAGPAQGAAGRALPSDLACLNCHPGQGDVLAGPMATRRAERDFACRAFGREGEAFFSAACAGCHVSQCRDCHEGEPHPRAARLVPPATAAPAGTASPVRIADETCLRCHQGYFTGWEYHGRAPREDHERYRRGPVADGAQYLKMLPDVHQQRGLGCVDCHRVHAANGAGFVRTCRECHAEPSRDVPEHAITAHLEKMECWACHSAWAAQEYGTFLVRPLTAEQEEAFAALPEQGGWRRSAALRRQDPPPLGLNARGLVSPIRPQFVLLASDPARGWENRLLTAEWKAFFPHTVRRGTVTCGGCHDNPRRFVLEPAADRIYELERDGLPLRSWWDQAGQRVVNGAFFTRERYDLMNRRTPEYVREHLRQWQNLLQPDASSSRP, encoded by the coding sequence ATGCGCTGGACGATACTCTGCATCGCCGCCTGCTGGCTGCTGGGCGCTGAGCCCGCGCCGGCGGTCCCCCACGGGGGCAACGCGGGCCCTGCACAGGGCGCCGCGGGCAGGGCCTTGCCGTCCGACCTGGCCTGCCTGAACTGCCACCCCGGCCAGGGCGATGTGCTGGCCGGCCCCATGGCCACGCGCAGGGCCGAACGCGATTTCGCCTGCCGGGCCTTCGGGCGCGAGGGCGAGGCGTTCTTCAGCGCGGCCTGCGCCGGGTGCCACGTTTCGCAGTGCCGTGACTGCCACGAAGGCGAGCCGCACCCGCGCGCGGCGCGGCTGGTGCCGCCGGCCACCGCAGCGCCTGCGGGCACAGCGTCGCCCGTGCGCATCGCCGACGAGACCTGCCTGCGCTGCCACCAGGGCTATTTCACCGGCTGGGAGTACCACGGCCGCGCCCCGCGCGAGGACCACGAGCGCTACCGGCGCGGGCCGGTCGCCGACGGCGCCCAGTACCTGAAGATGCTGCCCGATGTGCACCAGCAGCGCGGCCTGGGCTGCGTGGACTGCCATCGCGTGCACGCGGCGAACGGCGCCGGCTTTGTTCGGACCTGCCGCGAGTGCCATGCCGAGCCGTCGCGCGACGTGCCCGAGCACGCCATCACAGCGCACCTGGAGAAGATGGAGTGTTGGGCGTGCCACTCGGCCTGGGCGGCGCAGGAGTACGGCACCTTCCTCGTCAGGCCGCTGACCGCCGAGCAGGAGGAAGCGTTCGCGGCGCTGCCCGAACAGGGCGGCTGGCGGCGCAGCGCCGCCCTGCGGCGACAGGATCCGCCCCCGCTGGGGCTCAATGCGCGCGGCCTCGTCTCGCCCATCCGGCCGCAGTTCGTGCTGCTGGCCAGCGATCCGGCCCGCGGTTGGGAGAACCGGCTGCTGACCGCCGAGTGGAAGGCCTTCTTTCCGCACACCGTGCGGCGCGGCACCGTCACCTGCGGGGGCTGCCACGACAATCCGCGGCGCTTCGTGCTGGAGCCGGCCGCCGACCGCATCTACGAACTGGAACGCGACGGCCTGCCCCTGCGCTCGTGGTGGGACCAGGCTGGCCAGCGCGTCGTCAATGGGGCATTCTTCACCCGTGAGCGCTACGACCTGATGAACCGGCGCACGCCCGAGTACGTGCGGGAGCACCTGAGGCAATGGCAGAACCTGCTGCAACCAGACGCCAGTTCCTCAAGGCCCTGA
- a CDS encoding cytochrome b N-terminal domain-containing protein, which translates to MIGEFVRHLFPRIVLRRNLRITYTFCLGGLSFTTFLTLIVTGLLLMFYYRPSPTGAFESIQFLESSVWGGRYLRSLHRFCSHTLLVLIMLHTLRVVLTGAYRHPRHGTWVVGTLILFLAVGSAYTGYLLPLDQLSYWATQTGMELLRVLPLGEQLRTLFVPDHIGGPLSLLRFYALHIAVLPTLMLSLIFLHFFRIRRSKGVLPYL; encoded by the coding sequence ATGATCGGCGAGTTCGTCCGGCACCTGTTCCCGCGCATTGTCCTGCGCCGCAACCTGCGGATCACCTACACGTTCTGCCTGGGCGGGCTGTCCTTCACCACGTTCCTGACGCTGATCGTGACGGGGCTCCTGCTGATGTTCTACTACCGCCCGTCGCCAACCGGGGCCTTCGAGTCGATCCAGTTCCTCGAGAGCTCGGTCTGGGGCGGTCGCTACCTGCGTTCCCTGCATCGCTTCTGCTCGCACACGCTGCTCGTGCTGATCATGCTGCACACGCTGCGTGTCGTATTGACGGGCGCCTACCGCCATCCCCGGCACGGCACGTGGGTGGTCGGTACGCTGATCCTGTTCCTGGCCGTGGGCAGCGCCTACACCGGCTACCTGTTGCCGCTGGACCAGCTGTCGTACTGGGCCACGCAGACCGGCATGGAACTGCTGCGCGTGCTGCCCCTGGGCGAGCAGCTGCGGACGCTGTTCGTGCCCGACCACATCGGCGGACCGCTGTCGCTGCTGCGCTTCTACGCGCTGCACATCGCGGTGCTGCCCACGCTCATGTTGTCGCTGATCTTCCTGCACTTCTTCCGCATCCGCCGCAGCAAGGGGGTGCTCCCGTACCTATGA
- a CDS encoding GHKL domain-containing protein produces the protein MPYCAMTTEYAPAERADPQAIAAANRAIVSSAILVTILDALPEQVLVLNRQRQIVYGNRAAMALAASLDCASMLGMRPGELLACRTALESASGCGTSETCRTCGAVQAVLEAVAGQRSDKECRINRQANFGPEAHDLRVSATPFNWGDEEYVLFVANDIADEKRRQVLERVFFHDILNTAGGISSMAGMLSAGDIAFDEVKDDLAKASDTLVQEIKSQRILVAAESNALAVQWTALESGAFLDAVVQTFRNHDVARDKSLRIAPGSVRCPFVSDEALLARVVGNLVKNALEASGAGEVVTLACQADDASITFICHNQQAMPRTVQLQVFQRSFSTKGRDRGIGTYSIKLLTEKYLGGKASFVSDEGQGTTFSVTLPRRAAPRA, from the coding sequence GTGCCCTACTGTGCCATGACCACGGAGTATGCCCCCGCCGAACGCGCGGACCCGCAGGCGATTGCCGCCGCGAACCGTGCGATCGTGTCCTCGGCGATCCTGGTGACGATCCTCGACGCCCTGCCGGAGCAGGTCCTGGTCCTGAACCGGCAGCGCCAGATCGTCTACGGCAACCGCGCCGCGATGGCGCTGGCCGCATCGCTGGACTGCGCATCCATGCTCGGAATGCGCCCGGGCGAACTGCTCGCGTGCCGGACGGCACTCGAGTCGGCTTCCGGTTGCGGCACTTCCGAGACCTGCCGCACCTGCGGCGCCGTGCAGGCAGTCCTCGAAGCGGTCGCCGGCCAGCGTTCCGACAAGGAATGCCGCATCAACCGCCAGGCGAACTTCGGTCCCGAAGCCCACGACCTACGGGTCTCGGCCACCCCCTTCAACTGGGGCGACGAGGAGTATGTGCTGTTCGTCGCCAACGACATCGCGGACGAGAAGCGCCGTCAGGTCCTCGAGCGCGTGTTCTTCCATGACATCCTGAACACGGCCGGCGGCATCAGCTCCATGGCTGGCATGCTGTCGGCCGGCGATATCGCCTTCGACGAGGTCAAGGATGACCTGGCTAAAGCCTCGGACACGCTGGTGCAGGAGATCAAGAGCCAGCGCATCCTGGTGGCCGCCGAGAGCAACGCCCTGGCCGTGCAGTGGACGGCGCTGGAGTCGGGGGCGTTCCTCGACGCCGTGGTCCAGACCTTCCGCAATCACGATGTAGCGCGCGACAAGTCCCTGCGGATCGCGCCGGGATCGGTCCGGTGCCCCTTCGTCAGCGATGAGGCGCTGCTGGCCCGCGTGGTCGGCAACCTGGTCAAGAACGCGCTCGAGGCCTCTGGTGCAGGCGAGGTCGTGACACTGGCCTGCCAGGCCGACGACGCCAGCATCACCTTCATCTGCCACAACCAGCAGGCCATGCCGCGAACCGTGCAACTGCAGGTGTTCCAGCGGTCGTTCTCGACGAAGGGGCGCGATCGCGGCATCGGCACCTATTCCATCAAGCTCCTGACCGAGAAATACCTCGGCGGGAAGGCCTCTTTCGTGTCCGACGAGGGGCAGGGAACGACCTTCTCGGTGACGCTCCCCCGCCGGGCGGCGCCGCGGGCCTGA
- a CDS encoding porin, whose product MNRTRSIFAIAALAALVALAAPAMAGPQMTFGPEDQGTLQIDVKSQFQMTMKDTDSEGDDVDSIMNFNFRRNRLAFMGAWGEKLSVYAQTEYVEDVNLGLFGLADADQGSNFQMLDAVARIKLSDGFRMNVGKFKYNLSRENLEACEAPLSLDRSLFIRTPFTSTRDMGVAVWGNLAEGKVQYRLDAMEGRKALSTSAMPKSSFRYSARAHLSLWDSETEYGYKGSYLGAKKVFTLGAAVQTEPEVVYEDAVAKTGKLDYNAYTVDMFYERPIQETGAITLSAAYENIDFDDAYMGMNPDPGTCGLNGQKNGWYAKAGYMLQTQPLQFFARYESWKFALLNNVYNQKLDWFSVGANYFMMDNVLKLTVEYSGLSFDETGDIDGLVTNDTGTLITQLQLVF is encoded by the coding sequence ATGAATCGAACGAGGAGCATCTTCGCGATCGCGGCCCTCGCCGCACTGGTCGCGCTGGCGGCACCGGCGATGGCCGGCCCCCAGATGACATTCGGCCCCGAGGACCAGGGCACGCTGCAGATCGACGTCAAGAGCCAGTTCCAGATGACCATGAAGGACACGGACAGTGAAGGCGACGACGTCGACTCCATCATGAACTTCAACTTCCGCCGCAATCGCCTGGCCTTCATGGGCGCGTGGGGCGAGAAGCTGAGCGTGTACGCCCAGACCGAGTACGTCGAAGACGTGAACCTGGGCCTGTTCGGGCTGGCGGACGCCGACCAGGGCTCGAACTTCCAGATGCTGGACGCTGTCGCGCGCATCAAGCTGAGCGACGGATTCCGGATGAACGTCGGCAAGTTCAAGTACAACCTGTCGCGCGAGAACCTCGAGGCCTGCGAAGCCCCGTTGTCGCTGGACCGCTCGCTGTTCATCCGTACGCCGTTCACCTCGACGCGCGACATGGGCGTTGCGGTGTGGGGCAACCTGGCCGAGGGCAAGGTCCAGTACCGCCTCGACGCGATGGAAGGCCGCAAGGCCCTTTCGACGTCCGCCATGCCGAAGAGCAGCTTCCGCTACAGTGCGCGTGCCCACCTGTCGCTGTGGGACTCGGAGACCGAGTACGGCTACAAGGGCTCGTACCTGGGCGCGAAGAAGGTCTTCACCCTCGGCGCGGCCGTGCAGACCGAGCCTGAGGTGGTCTACGAGGACGCCGTCGCGAAGACGGGCAAGCTCGACTACAACGCCTACACCGTGGACATGTTCTATGAGCGCCCGATCCAGGAGACCGGTGCGATCACGCTGTCCGCGGCTTACGAGAACATCGACTTCGACGATGCCTACATGGGCATGAATCCCGACCCGGGCACCTGCGGCCTGAACGGCCAGAAGAACGGCTGGTACGCCAAGGCGGGCTACATGCTGCAGACGCAGCCGCTGCAGTTCTTCGCGCGCTACGAGTCGTGGAAGTTCGCCCTGCTGAACAACGTCTACAACCAGAAGCTGGACTGGTTCAGCGTCGGCGCGAACTACTTCATGATGGACAACGTGCTGAAGCTGACCGTCGAGTACAGTGGCCTGAGCTTCGACGAGACCGGCGACATCGACGGCCTGGTCACCAACGACACGGGCACGCTGATCACGCAGTTGCAGCTGGTTTTCTGA
- a CDS encoding LysR family transcriptional regulator translates to MELVLLRTLVAVAEAGSFTAAAERLCVTQSAVSRRIRQLEEHYGVSLLERGSESVTATGAGRLLVDKAREILEIERQLEHNVAEHKLRDRISFCCTPCFGAGRLPDIFERYVGASGLNFDLNVVFDMPEDVLEGLAVGRYDLAVVEHCDELDLADCQRWDLPPDEMVFVSAPALGITDPVVTIDELTDRRLFLKTYNGCAYRFLKRRLKQLGHSLDEFTNLAYYDDLAGVVRQVVAGHGLGFVSRELVSRELENGLLREHRVAGFGHVRPRTLLVSPRLRRSELTLRFVATFFESMGAEAPADLASGARPFPVSGPAKGAQPPSGADNAAGLRRVV, encoded by the coding sequence ATGGAACTGGTCCTCCTACGCACCCTGGTCGCCGTCGCCGAGGCCGGCAGCTTCACCGCCGCCGCCGAGCGCCTGTGCGTCACCCAGTCGGCGGTCTCCCGCCGGATCCGTCAGCTGGAGGAGCACTACGGGGTCTCGCTGCTGGAGCGCGGATCCGAGAGCGTCACGGCCACCGGGGCCGGGCGCCTGCTGGTGGACAAGGCCAGGGAGATCCTCGAGATCGAGCGCCAGCTCGAGCACAACGTGGCCGAGCACAAGCTGCGCGACCGCATCTCGTTCTGCTGCACGCCCTGCTTCGGCGCCGGGCGCCTGCCGGACATCTTCGAGCGCTACGTCGGCGCCTCGGGGTTGAATTTCGATCTCAATGTCGTTTTCGACATGCCCGAGGATGTGCTGGAGGGCCTGGCCGTCGGCCGCTACGACCTGGCGGTCGTCGAGCACTGCGACGAACTGGACCTGGCCGACTGCCAGCGGTGGGACCTGCCGCCCGACGAGATGGTCTTCGTGAGCGCCCCGGCGCTGGGCATCACGGACCCGGTGGTGACCATCGATGAGCTCACGGACCGGCGGCTGTTCCTGAAGACGTACAACGGCTGCGCCTACCGCTTCCTGAAGCGGCGCCTGAAACAGCTCGGGCACAGCCTCGACGAGTTCACGAACCTGGCCTACTACGACGACCTGGCCGGCGTCGTGCGCCAGGTCGTCGCCGGCCATGGCCTCGGCTTCGTCTCGCGGGAACTGGTGTCGCGGGAATTGGAGAACGGTCTGCTGCGCGAGCATCGCGTGGCGGGTTTCGGGCACGTCCGGCCACGCACGCTGCTGGTCTCGCCGCGGCTGCGGCGCTCCGAACTGACGCTCCGGTTCGTGGCCACGTTCTTCGAATCGATGGGCGCGGAGGCGCCGGCGGACCTCGCTTCGGGAGCGCGGCCGTTCCCCGTGTCAGGCCCGGCCAAGGGGGCGCAGCCGCCCTCCGGTGCCGATAACGCGGCCGGTCTGCGCCGCGTCGTCTAG
- a CDS encoding cytochrome C, translated as MRTYTGIATVLCLVALLPWLGACGSDANSAESRERCLDCHQGLETASPSHDGCISCHGGNPAARDKEGAHRGIFGLADPSYAGRWERGCGGCHAHQLERMRSSQMYTNAGMIAQIQATWEGERDSVTYATRGATLHDLDGAPLPHTSVIGLDNLSGDLYRKFCARCHVAKQNEAVDGAGHAAGCAACHFPYADDAQYHGGDPTMRGRAPHSRTHAMEGLPTMEACTRCHHRSGRVALAYQGLNDGNNGLVPTKNGLPGPLPGSDGRNYSHIMPDVHFAAGMECIDCHTSREVMGEGYASPGMHGQLEIGCDDCHGNGLEGPRFATAWREHEQPVREARQYGARLPAGARVALTGKGRPYSNVFDDDGRVGVLLKRSGRVLRSPVVTGTPAHTVAGHERLECHACHSRTVVQCYGCHTTYDKSEYGWDYLAGRATRGSFSETEDVRALYPFPLAVDTHGRIGTVTPGCQTFINVVEEDGSLSRDEDVATFRGRKQLRFAPFFGHNTGTRAVGCSECHGNPAFLGFGQHVVERGQLRGTLLCEKDPRKPLDGFLHEDDGGISAHAAMSREGARPLGAEEARRVLAVNLCLICHDQAGDPIYRKPLDYHALDDTLHRRLLAAGR; from the coding sequence ATGCGCACGTACACCGGCATTGCCACCGTTCTGTGCCTGGTCGCCCTGCTGCCCTGGCTGGGGGCGTGCGGAAGCGACGCCAATTCCGCCGAATCCCGCGAGCGCTGCCTCGATTGCCACCAGGGGCTGGAAACCGCCTCGCCTTCGCACGACGGCTGCATCAGCTGCCACGGCGGCAACCCGGCCGCGCGCGACAAGGAGGGTGCCCACCGCGGCATCTTCGGGCTGGCCGACCCTTCGTATGCCGGTCGCTGGGAGCGCGGTTGCGGCGGCTGCCACGCGCACCAGCTCGAACGCATGCGCAGCAGCCAGATGTACACGAACGCCGGCATGATCGCGCAGATCCAGGCGACATGGGAAGGCGAGCGCGACAGCGTCACCTACGCGACAAGAGGCGCAACGCTGCACGACCTCGACGGCGCGCCGCTTCCGCACACGTCGGTCATCGGCCTGGACAACCTCTCGGGCGACCTCTACCGCAAGTTCTGCGCGCGTTGCCATGTGGCGAAGCAGAACGAGGCCGTCGACGGCGCCGGCCACGCGGCCGGTTGCGCGGCCTGCCACTTCCCGTACGCCGACGATGCGCAGTACCACGGCGGCGACCCGACGATGCGCGGTCGCGCCCCCCACAGCCGCACGCACGCGATGGAAGGGCTGCCGACCATGGAGGCCTGCACGCGCTGCCATCACCGCAGCGGCCGCGTGGCGCTGGCCTACCAGGGCCTCAACGACGGCAACAACGGCCTCGTGCCGACGAAAAACGGCCTGCCCGGCCCGCTGCCCGGCAGCGACGGCCGCAACTACTCGCACATCATGCCCGACGTGCACTTCGCCGCCGGCATGGAGTGCATCGACTGCCACACCTCGCGCGAGGTGATGGGCGAAGGCTACGCCTCGCCGGGCATGCACGGGCAGCTGGAGATCGGCTGCGACGACTGCCACGGCAACGGCCTCGAAGGACCGCGCTTCGCGACGGCCTGGCGCGAGCACGAACAGCCCGTGCGCGAGGCCCGGCAGTACGGCGCGCGCCTGCCCGCCGGCGCGCGCGTGGCGTTGACGGGAAAGGGGCGCCCCTACTCGAACGTGTTCGACGATGACGGCCGCGTGGGCGTGCTGCTCAAGCGGAGCGGCCGCGTGTTGCGCAGCCCGGTCGTGACCGGCACGCCGGCGCACACCGTCGCCGGCCACGAGCGCCTGGAGTGCCACGCCTGCCATTCGCGCACGGTGGTGCAGTGCTACGGCTGCCACACCACCTACGACAAGAGCGAGTACGGCTGGGATTACCTGGCCGGGCGTGCCACACGCGGCTCGTTCAGCGAGACCGAGGACGTGCGCGCGCTGTATCCGTTCCCGCTGGCCGTCGATACGCACGGCCGCATCGGCACCGTGACGCCGGGCTGCCAGACGTTCATCAACGTGGTCGAGGAGGACGGCTCGCTCTCGCGCGACGAGGATGTGGCGACGTTCCGCGGCCGCAAGCAGCTGCGCTTCGCGCCCTTCTTCGGCCACAACACGGGCACGCGCGCCGTGGGCTGCAGCGAGTGCCACGGCAACCCGGCCTTCCTTGGCTTCGGCCAGCACGTGGTGGAGCGCGGGCAGCTGCGCGGCACGCTGCTCTGCGAGAAGGACCCGCGCAAGCCGCTCGACGGCTTCCTGCACGAGGATGACGGCGGCATCAGCGCCCATGCGGCCATGAGCCGCGAAGGGGCCAGGCCGCTCGGCGCCGAAGAGGCCCGGCGTGTCCTGGCCGTGAACCTGTGCCTGATCTGCCACGATCAGGCAGGCGACCCGATCTACCGCAAGCCACTGGATTACCATGCGCTGGACGATACTCTGCATCGCCGCCTGCTGGCTGCTGGGCGCTGA